A region of the Microcystis aeruginosa FD4 genome:
AGTGCCAAAAGTATATCAGCGAAAGACTGAGTTTTATGAGATTAAGACAGCATCATACAGTTCGCTATGAATCGATGATTTATGAGAGAGTAAAAAATTGTAGTATCGAAGAAATAAGTCGAGAAGAAGGGTTGGGATGGGAAGAAGTTGAGTTAATATTTAATCACTCTGCTAAAGAACTAGAAAAGGAAGAGTGGGAAGCACCAGAACGAATAAGCTTAGATGAGTTTAGTAACTTAAAAGGACATAAAGATTTCATAACAACGGTCGTAGATCTAGACAAGAAAATTTTACTAGATGTGATTAAAGGACATAAGCAAGAAGAATTAATGGAAGCCTTAAAAGCACAGCCAGACGCAGTTCGGGAGAAAGTGAAAGAAGTGAGCGTCGATATGTGGTCAGGATTTACAGCAGTGATCAAGGAATTATTTCCCAATGCTAAAATCATCTATGACCGTTTTCATGTAATGGCTATCATCAATGACGAGCTTAATAAATTGAGAAAGTTAATGGGGGTGCATGAAAAAGGATTACCTCATTTATTATGGAAGAATAAAGAGGACTTAAAGGACGAGCAAAAACAACAACTAGAAGTTATCTTAAAAGAACATCCCTGCTTGGGAATAGCCTGGGAAATGAAAGAAGAAATTAGACAAATTTATCAAAGTAGTAGAACGTTCAGAGGTGCTGAGAGAAAATTGGAAAAATGGATAAGAATAGGCGGAATATTATATCAAAGTAGTGCCAGTATGATCCAGAAGCATTTGCCTGGTATTTGTAATTACTTTGAAAATCAGACAACCAACGGATTAATTGAGGGAATGAATACCAAAATAAAGCTTATTAAAAGAATAAGTTATGGATTTACCAATTTTGAACATCTTCGACTTAAGCTGTTTGCTTGCTTTAATTCATAACAAAAATTAACACACGAAAACCAGAAGAGCCTAGTTTTTTGTGGTATGATAGCAACTCTCATATAAATATCGTAAAATTTCATGAGCATTTTGATTCCCAACGAAATTATACAAGCAACAGGAAAAAACGAGCAACTGTTGCGACTAGAACTGGCAATCATTATGTTTAGAGATTATCATATCAGTAGCGCAAAAGCGGCTGATTTTGCCAACTTATCTTTAATTGAATTTCGTCAAGAACTCGCTCAGAGAAATATTTGCGTAAATTATGATAGTGTAGATTGGCAACAAGAATTACAAACTCTAAAAACATTAGGCGATCTGTGATTGTTGTCAGTAACACCTCTCCGATTACCAGTTTAGCTGCTATCGGCTATCTTAACTTGCTCCATGATATTTATGGAACAATTATTATTCCCCTAGCTGTTTATGAAGAACTGACGGGATTAGGTTATGCTGTTCCTGGAACTATTGAAGTTCAAACCCTATCCTGGATAGAAAAGCGAGAGTTAGAAGATCGGTTATTATTGAAAGAGTTACAAAAAGAATTACATCGGGGAGAATCAGAAACGATAGCTTTAGCAATTTCTTTAAATGCTGATAGAGTCATTATAGACGAGAACCCTGGCAGAAAGAAAGCTATTAGTTTAGGATTAAATGTTATTGGGATTTTAGGTGTTTTATTAATTGCCAAAAAAAGAAGATTGATTTCTACCATTCAGCCGTTAATAGATGATTTGATTATTAAAGCAGGTTTTCGCGTTAATCAAAGATTGTATTTAGACATATTAAAATCAGCGCAAGAAATTGAGGAAAACCAATAACTAAAGCTCTCAAAACCTTTGGCTAATTTGTGTCCAAAAACACAACAAATTCCCCCTTCATTCAGTCAGATGAGTTTTTTTTGGATCAGCACAAGGCGACTATCCTGGGGCAATTTGTAAAGCAGGTTGAGGGGAACGGCGCACTAATCGCTCAGAATATTGATATTGAACTCGATATAAATATTCAGAGAGAATTTGGGGATTATCCTGGCAATCTTTTTCGATTTGATACCGAATTTGACGAATCTCTTCAAGGATAGGGTCTAACATTATACTTCTCCTACATTAATTCTTCAGGAGTACAAATAATCGGTGTCCAAAATCCCAATTGAGCATTAATTTCCTCAAGGGTTCTTCTCACTCTAGCACTAACAGTGTGGGTACAGTTCCAAGAAACCAAAAAATCCTGACTATACCAAGTCGCTAAGGCTAAATGATAAGCATCTAATCTCGCTTTTTCAGGAATTTGTAACCTAGAGAAATAAGTTTCAGCCAAATTAACTACTTCAGGAACAATTTCCACCAGTGGGAATTGGTCAACTTCTGCCAATCTCAATTGCGTTGTCGATAGACCTCGCATTTAGCTTTCACTGCGGTCAGAGTAAAGATGGGGGCAAAAACGGGTTAGGCTGAATAATATGGCTATGCTCGATAATTTGGCCAGACATATTTCTAGAGACGATGAACCAAACCATAGTGATCAAAATCGGTACTTCCAGTTTGACCGATAATGAAACCGGCCAATTATCCCTCTCCACGATCGCCGCTTTAGTGGAAGTCCTCACCCGATTGCGCGCTGCCGGTCATCGGGTGGTATTAGTATCTTCCGGGGCCGTGGGAGTGGGCTGCCGTCGTCTGGGAATACAGGAAAGACCGAAAAAAATCGCCCTCAAACAAGCGATCGCTGCCGTCGGTCAAGGTCGTCTGATGCGGATCTATGATGACCTCTTTACCAGTCTTGGTCAACCGATCGCCCAAATTTTGCTGACCCGTCCCGAATTGATGGAACGCACCTGTTATGTCAACGCCTATAATACTTTTCAGGCTTTGTTTGAATTAGGGGTGATTGCCATTGTCAACGAAAATGACACCGTGGCGATCGATGAGTTAAAATTCGGCGATAATGACACTTTATCAGCCCTTGTTGCCAGTTTAATCGAGGCTGACTGGTTATTTATCCTTACCGATGTGGATCGCCTCTACAGTGCCGATCCGCGACTATTTCCCGAAGCAGAAGCCATTGCCCGAGTTACTCCCGCAGAATTAGCGCAACTATCGATCGATGCCGGTAGTAGTGGCAGTCAGTGGGGGACCGGGGGTATGGCGACTAAATTGGCAGCGGCCCGGATTGCCACCAGTGCCGGTGTAGAAATGGCGATTACTAGGGGACGGCAGCCCAGCAATATCTTAAAAATTATGGCAGGAGAGGCGATTGGAACCCGTTTTGAGGCAC
Encoded here:
- the proB gene encoding glutamate 5-kinase; this translates as MNQTIVIKIGTSSLTDNETGQLSLSTIAALVEVLTRLRAAGHRVVLVSSGAVGVGCRRLGIQERPKKIALKQAIAAVGQGRLMRIYDDLFTSLGQPIAQILLTRPELMERTCYVNAYNTFQALFELGVIAIVNENDTVAIDELKFGDNDTLSALVASLIEADWLFILTDVDRLYSADPRLFPEAEAIARVTPAELAQLSIDAGSSGSQWGTGGMATKLAAARIATSAGVEMAITRGRQPSNILKIMAGEAIGTRFEAQKRSDNARKRWIAYGLMPMGKIYLDAGAIQAICQGGKSLLAAGITKVEGEFSASESVQLCDREGREIARGIVNYSSEEIDRVKGEHSGRIASLLGYMAAETIIHRDNLVILSASSTTSTNKG
- a CDS encoding ISL3 family transposase, with translation MWINFDQLLDLPNVTVVNYQKIEQTIFLKLALLNETIECPNCHETLDRINQTEYNLVRDLSILGNRVYLEVPRRQFHCQKCQKYISERLSFMRLRQHHTVRYESMIYERVKNCSIEEISREEGLGWEEVELIFNHSAKELEKEEWEAPERISLDEFSNLKGHKDFITTVVDLDKKILLDVIKGHKQEELMEALKAQPDAVREKVKEVSVDMWSGFTAVIKELFPNAKIIYDRFHVMAIINDELNKLRKLMGVHEKGLPHLLWKNKEDLKDEQKQQLEVILKEHPCLGIAWEMKEEIRQIYQSSRTFRGAERKLEKWIRIGGILYQSSASMIQKHLPGICNYFENQTTNGLIEGMNTKIKLIKRISYGFTNFEHLRLKLFACFNS
- a CDS encoding UPF0175 family protein; the protein is MSILIPNEIIQATGKNEQLLRLELAIIMFRDYHISSAKAADFANLSLIEFRQELAQRNICVNYDSVDWQQELQTLKTLGDL
- a CDS encoding DUF3368 domain-containing protein, with amino-acid sequence MIVVSNTSPITSLAAIGYLNLLHDIYGTIIIPLAVYEELTGLGYAVPGTIEVQTLSWIEKRELEDRLLLKELQKELHRGESETIALAISLNADRVIIDENPGRKKAISLGLNVIGILGVLLIAKKRRLISTIQPLIDDLIIKAGFRVNQRLYLDILKSAQEIEENQ